From one Lycium ferocissimum isolate CSIRO_LF1 chromosome 5, AGI_CSIRO_Lferr_CH_V1, whole genome shotgun sequence genomic stretch:
- the LOC132056130 gene encoding protein virilizer homolog has protein sequence MGRPEPCVLFAHTFLHPQLDEYVDEVLFSEPVVVSACEFLEQNATSACSSLKLVGATSPPSFALEVFVQCEGETRFRRLSQPFLYSHSSSNVLDVEAIVTNHLVVRGSYRSLSLVVYGNTTEDLGQFNIDVDLDGSLANTVRVVQGDLEDLPPALRPNNLSTEQTLSSLKSLSLKSIPRDIPLELRQLLQLVLKMLESPKFGLVKNKVLTSLLSVASIYATPCFPSMPTMQEQLGLDKLVCNQEVQLAIAEAKKELLEMHNSFTFEPGDQSTEFATDAMLVESEIETAAPKQLLDSLSHYFKFGSSPDDAAHRELSKRENMVLCLTLALLVSSARESCYQFVNCGGMEQLGYAFSSSLQNSSALKLLHLGVIEQATRYSVGCEGFLGWWPHEDENIPSGTSERYNQLLKLLLHNQRHDVASLATYILHRLRFYEVSFRYECSILSVLGGLSGSVQATSATMDILANAKLQLKNLLKLISSSGPIEDPSPVACAIKSLVLGDGGQLSFNSTSDLITRSSCCFSNNDMDQHLLSLLKERGFLPLSAALLSSSALWSDTAGTVDLFVDIVSYFEAIVLSLLSTRSGLIFLGRDPEVATTIIHALRGTDNWKKEESISLRHASVLISKGFFCHPRDVALIIEMHLKAINAIDCLATSSPDSEDLLWIVWQLCGLARSDCGRQALLALVHFPEALSALIAILHSVRELDPVSPNSGASPLNLAIFHSTAEIFEVIVSDSSASSLGSWIGHAKELHRVLHSSSPGSSKKDAPARLLDWIDASVVYHRSGAIGLLRYTAILASGGDAHMASTSLLASDGMDVDNVIGDSSYTDGNIIENMLGKRITEKDFPGVVLRDSSVVQLTTAFRILAFISDNSAVTAALYDEGAVMVIHAVLINCRLMLERSSNIYDYLVDEGTECNSTSDLLLERNREQTLLDLLIPCLVLLINLLQKLKEAKEQHRNTKLVNALLQLHREVSPKLAACAADVSYPYPSFALGFQAACDLLVSAVACWPVYGWTPGLFHFLLDSLHATSMLALGPKEICSLLCILNDLFAEEGVWLWENGTPTLSVLRTLAVRTLLGPKKEKEINWFLQAGLREKLLGQLKPHLGKLAQIILCCSTSTLVVIQDMLRVFIIRIACISSDNASVLLRPMVLWIGDRLSEKLPLSDLDAYKVQRLLSFLSLLLEHPHGKRLFLKEGGLQMLIKVLEMCLAAGSSDAKQLPQKGCSLISWCLPVFKSIRLLNECKASLQTPGIVERHFPEDMTAEESCLLLSLLLKFSKVLPAGKEMLSCLLALRLFWSSAKGKDALLSLCLNVQSSSIEEQELEKQFENGINRDFTLDWKEHPPLLCCWETLLRTPASKDDPPTYTVQGIGILSSGALSFCMDGESVNTERVTAVKYLFGFDNDNVAMDGLVEESIESIEEFVNLLKASDSSFLPVLEKTSLDQIKESARSLMLLLHKPTGTVKADDIVSSILFPSPTGTPCSSKIHAIVDGGTERIEDCDLNEFGDKFSWECPENLRDRLTQTSLTSKRKISSMEGPNRRARGDNASAENAIQGAFPRGSVPTTVPSGPTRRDTFRQRKPNTSRPPSMHVDDYVARERSADGSNNPNVIAVPRIGSTSGRPPSIHVDEFMARQRERQNPPGIMATDSAAVQEKTALPENKTDAEKSSKSRHLKSDPDDDLQGIDIVFDAEESEPDDKLPFPQPDDNLHQPASVVIEQNSPRSIVEETESEVNETSHFSQLGTPVASNADENTQSEFSSRMLVSRPELPLAREPSISSERKFNDQYEDTKNFPPKTSTAFASPATAVSSSVGASAFTKSSPSSVQAAVDSRMPPNFYSRSTGQQSGVTPTVGSQGYFDQKLQPPLPPTPPPATMSSFLSQSADRIVNQSSQFVSSMIDAQPHLPPGFHVQPEYLSAGASAAVTSSPMPDSKFGRTSLSSPGGSVRPLPPLPPTPPPYTISLSNLSSLKNPISQTPVYNQSVGTYELQQTSLAHASDVRLGNLSASGPILTTYPPPPLAPPLLFNRHGSVPVSPYGSSSAPYHNEKLPSISQHLPSIHSTPSLTQLQPLQPPQLPRPPQHLRPLVPASPQSEQSVPLLQSPLHMQMQMQSPQMLHQAQVSPAHVYYQTQQQENVSHSLQQQQIEHSRIQVPQQHGDIVTQQLDSGVSLQEFFRSPEAIQSLLSDRDKLCQLLEQHPKLMQMLEERLGHL, from the exons ATGGGTCGACCGGAACCGTGTGTGCTCTTTGCCCACACTTTTCTCCACCCTCAACTTGACGAGTATGTTGACGAG GTGTTATTTTCAGAGCCGGTCGTCGTCAGTGCTTGCGAGTTTCTTGAACAGAATGCCACTTCCGCATGTTCTTCACTCAAGCTTGTGGG GGCCACTTCACCACCCTCATTTGCTTTGGAAGTTTTTGTCCAATGCGAGGGAGAGACAAGGTTTAGGCGTCTAAGTCAGCCTTTCCTGTATTCCCATTCTTCATCAAATGTGCTTGATGTTGAG GCAATTGTTACCAATCATTTGGTTGTACGAGGCAGCTATCGAAGCCTTAGCTTGGTTGTTTATGGAAACACCACCGAAGATCTTGGTCAATTCAACATAGATGTTGATTTGGATGGCTCTTTGGCTAATACTGTTCGTGTTGTTCAGGGAGACCTTGAAGACCTCCCACCTGCATTGCGTCCAAATAATCTCTCTACTGAGCAAACATTGTCTTCTTTGAAATCGTTGTCTTTGAAAAGTATTCCTCGGGATATTCCTCTCGAGCTCAGGCAGTTATTACAACTTGTTCTTAAAATGTTGGAATCACCAAAATTTGGACTTGTGAAAAATAAGGTTCTTACTTCTTTATTATCAGTGGCCTCAATCTATGCCACTCCTTGCTTTCCTTCTATGCCTACAATGCAAGAGCAACTTGGGCTGGATAAGTTGGTTTGTAATCAAGAAGTTCAACTTGCAATTGCTGAAGCCAAAAAGGAGCTTTTGGAGATGCATAATAGCTTTACTTTTGAACCTGGTGACCAGTCTACTGAATTTGCAACTGATGCTATGTTGGTTGAATCTGAAATTGAGACTGCTGCTCCAAAGCAACTGCTGGACTCCTTAAGCCACTACTTTAAATTTGGTAGTAGTCCTGATGATGCTGCTCATCGTGAGCTTTCAAAG AGAGAGAACATGGTTCTCTGTTTGACTCTGGCTCTTTTAGTGTCTTCTGCAAGAGAAAGCTGCTATCAATTTGTCAACTGTGGTGGCATGGAGCAGCTTGGTTATGCTTTTTCTAGTAGCTTGCAGAACTCTAGTGCTCTCAAATTGCTGCACCTTGGAGTTATTGAACAGGCAACTCGCTATTCAGTTGGCTGCGAAGGTTTCCTTGGATGGTGGCCTCATGAGGATGAGAATATTCCTTCTGGTACTAGTGAGAGATACAATCAATTGTTGAAGTTACTATTGCACAATCAGCGGCATGACGTAGCCTCTCTTGCCACTTATATACTTCATCGTTTGCGGTTTTATGAAGTTTCTTTCAGATATGAG TGCTCCATATTGTCTGTCCTGGGAGGTCTTTCTGGCTCTGTCCAGGCTACAAGTGCCACGATGGATATACTTGCCAATGCTAAACTTCAACTCAAGAACCTTTTG AAATTAATAAGTTCCTCTGGCCCAATTGAAGATCCTTCTCCGGTGGCGTGTGCAATTAAATCTTTAGTTCTTGGTGATGGTGGACAATTATCATTTAATTCAACCAGTGACTTGATTACTCGATCAAGTTGTTGCTTTTCTAACAATGACATGGatcaacatttgctttcccttCTGAAG GAGAGGGGTTTCCTCCCTTTGTCTGCTGCTCTATTGTCATCTTCTGCTTTATGGTCTGACACAGCCGGCACGGTGGACTTGTTTGTGGATATTGTATCATACTTTGAGGCCAttgttctttctcttctttctacTCGCTCAG GGTTGATATTTCTTGGTCGTGACCCTGAAGTTGCCACTACAATAATTCATGCCTTAAGGGGTACtgataattggaagaaggaagagTCCATTTCCCTTCGACATGCATCTGTCCTAATATCCAAGGGTTTCTTTTGTCACCCGCGTGATGTTGCACTGATCATTGAGATGCATTTGAAGGCA ATCAATGCCATAGATTGTTTAGCGACATCAAGTCCAGACTCTGAAGATTTGTTGTGGATAGTATGGCAGCTCTGTGGTCTTGCCAG ATCTGATTGTGGTCGCCAAGCTTTGTTGGCTCTGGTTCATTTCCCCGAG GCTCTTTCAGCTTTAATTGCGATACTACATTCAGTCAGGGAATTGGATCCAGTTTCCCCAAATAGTG gAGCTTCACCTTTGAACCTAGCTATCTTCCACTCTACGGCTGAAATTTTTGAGGTCATTGTTTCGGACTCAAGTGCATCTTCTCTGGGGTCTTGGATTGGACATGCTAAAGAACTTCATAGAGTCTTACATTCCTCCTCCCCAGGATCCAGCAAAAAAGATGCTCCTGCTAGGCTTTTGGACTGGATTGATGCTAGTGTGGTGTACCACAGGAGTGGAGCAATTGGTCTTTTACGCTATACTGCTATCTTAGCTTCTGGAGGAGATGCTCACATGGCCTCAACAAGTCTTTTGGCATCTGATGGCATGGatgttgataatgtcattggGGATTCTTCCTACACTGATGGTAATATCATAGAGAATATGCTTGGGAAACGCATCACTGAGAAGGATTTTCCTGGTGTTGTTCTTCGTGACTCATCAGTTGTTCAACTGACAACAGCCTTTCGAATTTTGGCTTTTATTTCTGATAATTCG GCCGTCACTGCTGCTCTTTATGATGAAGGCGCTGTCATGGTTATCCATGCAGTTTTGATCAACTGCAGGCTCATGCTTGAGAGGTCCTCAAACATATATG ATTACCTAGTTGATGAGGGTACAGAATGCAATTCAACTTCAGATTTATTACTGGAACGTAATCGTGAACAGACCCTCCTTGATTTACTAATTCCCTGTCTGGTGCTGTTGATTAATCTATTGCAGAAGCTAAAG GAAGCTAAGGAGCAGCACAGGAATACTAAACTAGTAAATGCTCTTCTACAGTTGCACAGAGAAGTGAG TCCGAAGTTAGCTGCCTGTGCAGCAGATGTATCCTATCCTTACCCCAGTTTTGCACTTGGGTTTCAAGCTGCTTGCGATCTTCTAGTTTCTGCAGTAGCCTGTTGGCCAGTTTATGGTTGGACTCCTGGCCTTTTTCATTTCCTCCTAGATAGTCTTCATGCAACTTCGATGTTGGCGTTGGGTCCCAAGGAAATCTGTAGTCTGCTTTGCATATTG AATGACTTATTCGCAGAGGAAGGGGTCTGGCTTTGGGAAAATGGAACACCCACATTGAGTGTCCTGAGAACCTTGGCTGTGAGGACATTATTAGGACctaagaaggagaaggagattAATTGGTTCTTGCAGGCTGGACTACGGGAGAAGCTTCTTGGCCAGTTGAAACCACACTTGGGCAAACTCGCGCAGATTATCCTATGTTGCTCCACCAGT ACATTGGTGGTCATCCAAGACATGCTGCGAGTGTTCATTATTCGTATTGCATGTATAAGCAGTGATAATGCTTCAGTACTTCTACGGCCAATGGTATTGTGGATTGGTGATCGTCTTTCTGAAAAATTGCCATTGTCTGATTTGGATGCTTACAAG GTCCAGCGATTGCTCTCCTTTCTGTCTCTACTATTAGAGCACCCACATGGAAAG CGGTTATTCTTGAAGGAGGGTGGACTTCAGATGCTAATCAAGGTTCTAGAAATGTGTTTAGCTGCTGGTAGCTCAGATGCAAAACAGTTACCTCAGAAAGGGTGTTCACTTATTAGTTGGTGTCTCCCTGTATTCAAGTCCATTCGACTACTTAATGAGTGCAAAGCTTCTCTGCAAACCCCGGGAATAGTTGAGAG ACACTTCCCTGAAGATATGACTGCTGAAGAAAGTTGCTTGCTTTTGTCTTTGCTCCTTAAATTTTCCAAG GTCCTGCCTGCTGGAAAAGAAATGCTTTCATGCCTGCTAGCTTTGAGATTATTTTGGTCATCTGCCAAAGGAAAAGATGCTCTGCTTTCACTTTGTCTGAATGTTCAGTCCTCTAGCATTGAGGAGCAGGAATTGGAGAAACAATTTGAAAATGGTATAAACCGTGACTTCACTCTTGACTGGAAGGAGCATCCTCCATTGCTATGTTGCTGGGAAACTCTGTTAAGGACACCTGCTTCAAAGGATGATCCACCTACTTATACTGTTCAGGGCATTGGGATATTATCCTCGGGTGCCTTGTCTTTCTGCATGGATGGGGAAAG tGTGAACACGGAGAGAGTTACTGCAGTCAAGTACCTCTTCGGGTTTGACAATGACAATGTTGCCATGGACGGGCTTGTTGAAGAGAGCATTGAATCTATAGAGGAATTTGTTAATTTGTTGAAGGCAAGTGACAGTTCCTTCTTACCTGTATTGGAGAAGACTTCTTTGGACCAG ATCAAGGAGTCAGCAAGATCATTAATGCTTCTTCTGCACAAACCTACTGGCACAGTTAAGGCAGATGATATAGTGAGCAGTATCCTTTTTCCTTCACCAACTGGTACACCATGTTCCTCAAAGATACACGCCATAGTAGATGGTGGTACTGAAAGGATTGAGGATTGTGATTTAAATGAATTTGGAGACAAGTTTTCATGGGAGTGCCCAGAAAATTTGCGTGATAGATTGACACAGACAAGTCTTACTAGTAAAAGGAAGATCTCCTCAATGGAAGGGCCAAATAGGCGTGCCAGGGGAGATAATGCCTCAGCTGAGAATGCCATACAGGGTGCATTCCCACGGGGATCTGTACCTACCACTGTCCCTTCAGGTCCTACTCGCAGGGACACTTTCCGCCAGCGCAAGCCAAACACGAGCAGACCTCCTTCTATGCATGTGGATGACTATGTTGCAAGGGAAAGAAGTGCAGATGGATCTAATAATCCTAATGTAATAGCAGTCCCACGAATAGGATCTACTAGTGGTAGACCCCCATCTATTCACGTTGATGAATTCATGGCTCGGCAAAGAGAACGCCAAAATCCTCCAGGGATCATGGCTACTGATTCGGCTGCTGTACAAGAGAAAACAGCACTACCTGAAAACAAAACAGATGCGGAGAAGTCAAGCAAATCTCGGCATTTGAAGTCTGATCCAGATGATGATCTCCAGGGAATAGATATCGTATTTGATGCAGAGGAATCTGAACCTGACGATAAACTGCCTTTTCCTCAGCCAGATGATAATCTTCACCAACCTGCATCAGTAGTTATTGAACAAAACTCTCCTCGATCAATTGTTGAAGAGACAGAAAGCGAGGTGAATGAAACGAGCCATTTCTCTCAGCTGGGTACACCTGTGGCCTCAAATGCTGATGAAAATACCCAAAGTGAATTTTCTTCTAGGATGTTGGTTTCTCGTCCTGAGCTGCCATTGGCTCGAGAACCTAGTATTTCTTCGGAAAGGAAATTCAATGATCAGTACGAGGACACGAAAAATTTCCCACCTAAAACCTCCACTGCGTTTGCTTCTCCTGCAACAGCAGTTAGTTCTAGTGTAGGTGCTTCTGCGTTTACAAAGTCTTCGCCATCATCTGTACAGGCAGCTGTTGATTCTCGAATGCCACCGAACTTCTATTCTAGATCTACCGGACAGCAAAGTGGAGTTACTCCAACTGTTGGTTCCCAGGGATATTTTGACCAGAAATTGCAGCCACCATTACCACCAACTCCGCCTCCCGCGACAATGTCATCTTTCTTGTCTCAAAGTGCAGATCGTATTGTAAACCAATCTTCTCAATTTGTTAGCTCTATGATAGATGCCCAGCCTCATTTACCACCAGGCTTCCAT GTTCAACCTGAGTACTTATCAGCTGGTGCTTCAGCCGCTGTGACCTCCAGTCCTATGCCAGATTCAAAGTTTGGTCGGACATCACTTTCTTCACCTGGAGGATCTGTTAGGCCTCTTCCACCACTTCCTCCAACACCGCCCCCATATACAATTAGCCTTTCTAATTTATCCTCGTTAAAAAATCCAATTTCCCAGACTCCAGTTTATAATCAAAGTGTTGGAACTTATGAGCTTCAGCAGACCTCCCTTGCACATGCGAGTGATGTTCGATTAGGTAACCTTTCAGCATCTGGTCCCATTCTAACAACTTATCCTCCACCTCCATTAGCACCTCCCTTGCTATTCAATAGACATGGATCAGTGCCTGTCAGTCCTTACGGAAGTAGCTCAGCTCCATATCACAATGAAAAGCTCCCTAGTATCTCACAGCATCTTCCTTCAATTCACTCTACACCATCTCTCACCCAGCTGCAGCCACTCCAGCCCCCTCAACTTCCTCGTCCTCCACAACATCTTAGACCACTTGTTCCAGCTTCACCCCAGTCAGAGCAAAGTGTTCCTTTGCTACAAAGCCCCCTACACATGCAAATGCAAATGCAGTCACCACAGATGTTGCATCAAGCTCAAGTTTCTCCAGCTCATGTGTACTACCAGACCCAACAACAGGAGAATGTCTCACATTCGTTACAACAGCAACAAATAGAACATTCTCGCATTCAAGTTCCGCAGCAGCATGGTGATATTGTCACCCAGCAATTAGATTCTGGGGTGTCGTTACAAGAGTTTTTTAGATCTCCAGAAGCTATTCAG TCGCTCTTGAGTGACCGTGACAAACTCTGCCAGCTATTAGAACAACATCCAAAGTTGATGCAAATGCTTGAG GAGAGATTGGGCCACCTCTAA